ttatCTTGCCAACTAAGAACACTAACAAAACCATAATATAATATCCCTCATTCCAAAAAAGGGAACTTTTTAAATATCGAAAAAGGagacaaagtcctactgtatagcacgagACTATATTcaatcttacagtaacctataatgaaaaaaaatgtttgtgtataactgaatcaccacgCTGTACAAGAGATTAACACGCTGTTaattgactatagttcaattaaaaaaaaacaaaggaaaacacgccaaaaggaaaaagaacaaccATTTAGCTTCATGAAAAACTCACACTGTCTATATTTCTTCTATAGTGAAAACAGACTCCACAGACTGGCATTTAGGAACCATGATCCCTGGGTACCTAGCACAACACCTAAGACATAACTGGCacttaagaaatgtttgttgacatttttttaaaacttttttttttattgagttacagtcattttacaatgttgtgtcaaattccagtgtagagcacaatttttcagttatacatgaacatacatgtattgtcgcattttttcactgtgagctaccaccagatcttgtatatatttccctgtgctatacagtataatcttgtttatttattctacatatgcctgtcaatatctacaaattttgaactcccagtctgtcccttcccacccccctcccccttggcaaccacaagtttgtattctatgtctatgagtctgcttctgttttgtatttatgttttttttttttttttaagattccacatatgagtgatctcatttggtatctttctttctctttctggcttacttcacttagaatgacattctccagggacatcatgttgctgcaaatggcattatgttgtcattttttatggctgaatagcatttgattgtataaatataccacatcttctttatccagtcatctgttgatggacatttaggctgtttccgtgtcttggctattgtaaatagtgctgctatgaacattggggtccaggTGTctttttggagtagggttccttctggatatatgcccaggagcaggattcctgggtcatatgttaagtctattcctagtcttttgaggaatctccatagtgttttccacagtggctgcaccaaactgcattcccaccagcagtgtaggagggttcccctttctccacagcctctccagcatttgtcatttgtggacttttgaatgatggccattctggctggtgtgaggtgatacctcattgtagttttgatttgcatttctctgataattagtgatattgagcattttttcatgtgcctattaatcatttgtatgtcttccttggagaattgcttgtttaggtcttctgcccatttttggattgggttgtttgttttttttaagtcgtatgagctgcttatttattttggagatcaagcctttgttggtttcatcttttgcaaaaattttctcccgtaGGTTGtcactttgttttgcttatggtttcctttctgtGCACAGGctttaagtttaactaggtcccatttgtttattcttgcttttatttctattgcttgggcagactgccctaggagaacatcttgagatgtatgtcagataatgttttgcctatgttttcttctaggaggtttactgtatcttgtcttatgtttaagtctttgatccattttgagtttatttttgtgtatggtgtaagggagtgttctagcttcgttgatttacatgctgctgtccagttttaccaacaccatttgctgaagagactgtctttattccattgtatattcttgcctgctttgtcgaagattagttgatcaaaagtttgtgggttcacttctgggctctctattctgttccattggtccatatgtctgtttttgtaccaataccatgctgtcttgattactatagctctacagtattgtctgaagtctgggagagttactcctccagcctctttttcttcagtaatgacGTAATAGTAAGCAGTATACTGGCCTGGAACTGGTCAAATATGGTTATGACCTATATTCTAAACATTAATGGTTCATCAAATTCAAGCGAGTAAACAAAGAcaatttcaattttgtttttaccTGGTAGTCTCGTAGACCAACCAATATAATGTCTGAGGTATTTATCCAAACCTATAAGAGAAAAGTCACAGGCtaggtttaaaagaaaaataaagaatcaatCAAGAGCAACGTTGAGTCAGTCTTcccataaaatatacatattattcACCCAACTGTGGGTAAAGTACCTATATTAAGActtagaggcaaaaaaaaaaactgtagtaaGCAGCTAAGTGAGTTGCAAATTTTCTATAATTTGGGGTATTAGAAAAATAACAATCTCATTCAACTACTTGACAGTTTAACAATTCCAAAGGAACAATGATTAGTTTAGAAATTAAGGAATTTTTAATAGTGAACCACTCCAAGTGGTTAGTTACTCATTATAGATGAGAAAAGTAAATTAGGAATGTGGTTTtatctcccacccacccacccacccacccacaggaAGCAAACCCCCTTTAGCTTGGTAACAGAAAGATtagcaaaacaaattaaaatatatatatatcataaaatcAGGGTTGGAGGGACTTTTAACCAACCTGATCAATAAATCTGCCTGAACATCTACCATGAGGGGAAATGAACCATTACCTTCCAAGGCAGCCCATTCATGATCACAATTCAGGGAATTTAACATCAATACAACACTTATTTACCACAATTcatattcagattttcttaaTGCTCTTCACAGCTATTTCCCCCACCCTCAAACCAGAATCCAAACAAGGGCCACCTACCTCTTTTAACAATTAAGTCTCTTTAATCTTTTCTAAATTGAAACAGCCCACTcagcttttttctcctttcattaaTACTAGCATTGTAGTAAGTTCAGCAGCTTGTTTTGTGGAGCGTCCCTCAGTTTGGATTTGTTGATTGTCTCCTCATTAGATTCAGGTTAATCATTTTGGCCAGGAATACAAGATAGGTGACGCAAATGACTCTTTAAATAGAATCTGTATAAAACTGCCATCAAAGATCTTGCTGTCTTGACGTAGAGGTAAATCActgttctataaatatttcttgggAACTTACAAAAATGAGGTCCTTGGCCCATAAAAATCTTAAGAGCCCTTTTCTCCCTCAATCACAAGTTTATATTAAAGTAAAACAAGTCACCAAACCTACCTTTTTTCTCAATTTCCCTCTGATGTGACATAACCTCTTTACACCATCAAAACACATCGCTTCTAATCGTCCATTTCCCAGCATTTTGATTACTTGAGCATactctgggggaggggaaagggtaCAGGATATTGCTCAATTTTTGATAAAAGCAACTCAAAAGTCCACATAAAACTGACTAGAAGACATAGGTGTGTTGGTTGGGAATATGTATATGCAGTGAAATAAGTACGAGGGAGTGATAAACACCAAGCTAGCTAACTTGCTAACTAGAACCAAGAATGTGGAATGCCACTTCCAGGACAAGGTGTCCCTGCTATCAGAAATGTTTCAATTACCTACTCATCTTGAGTTAAGCAGACTGACTACTGTCCTCCTAACTGTATACTCTACTTCTAGAGATCAAGGTGCCTGGTCCCAAAATGTACACTACCCCTCACCAGTCTCCCGCTTTGGATCCTCGCCCAATTTTAGATCTCCTTTCCCTCAGAACCTTTAGAGGCTAATCTCAACACAATTTTTGGTACATTGGCAAATATAAGCAACTCAAATGTtaataatatttttgttaaattagAATATCTTAGTGATTATCCTGAAGTTTTTATAAAGTCAGAAAGATATTCCCAGGCAAAATGCCGAACTTTTAATCAAAAGCCATTCCAGAAGAGCAACCAAGAAGTCACCCGGTTTCACTGCCACTTGCAAAGCTGAGGAGATTATGAGCACTATCTTGCACATGCGCCTGTCATTAAATGACAGAAGACGGGGTAGGGGGTGGCGATCACTGCTTTTGGCTTAAGTTGTACATACGCCTCACCCTCAAAGAGGAATCCACCAATATGTAAATACACTGAGACTTAACTGTCGAAGGCTCAACTGCAGGGTTGACAAGTGGAAGTGAGTCACTCAGACTACAGTGAACCTAGCACCCACCTAGCACTTAAACATGGTTGGTCAATTCAAAGGCAGCCCCTCTTCCAAAGTGGGAGAAAAACACAAGAAGAAAAAGTAGTGGCAGTCAAAATAAAGTCAACTGCTACTGGAGACAAGAATGACTATGGATACGAAAGAAAAAGGTGTTTTAGCCAGAAGATGTTTCATTTTTAGTGGCTTATATATACGTGGCATGAACAAATCCACCAAGTTCTATAAAAAGACAATCAGAAAAGGTTCTTTGTTAAAAACTGTTGTAAATTACTGGGataactggaaaattttaaacatggacTATATACTAGATATATAACATATTCATGTTAAAGAGAGCCAAGTGTGATAATTCTATTATAGTTACATGAGAATATACTTGTTCTTAGGTGACATGATGAAGTAGTAAGGGAAAAGTATCATGATGTCTGCAACTAACTTTCAAACGGTTCAGGAAAAATACACAGATGAAGGGTTTAAGGGAATTCATTGTACTGATACTGCAACTTTTCTAAAAATCTGAAAttactcaaaataaaaatatggaaaattagTATTATGTAGTTTGGCCTGGCACTTACCAAAAATCTTAATCGGTTTGAAAAGGTCAGTCAACTGTTCcgtttcattttattatattttatgaaattacATGCCAGTAACAGTGGAGCAGAAGAGCAAAGGCCTCGGATTCAGCCTTCAAACACCCATGGTGTACTGAACATAATacgcagcactatttactatcaAAAAGAGTCTACTAACTCATGGAATTGTCAACCATGGCTTTTGAGGCTTAATTCCCTCTGAACTGTTCAATTCATTCTTAGTTACAACACGAGTGTtcacacaaagagtgaaccccaCATCTTTACAGAAATGCCACCAATTGTGAACACAGACTGAGTATACCAAGAAATGAACACCTAAACAAAGGCTCTGGAGAAGTGCTGGGGATGAGAAATGGAGaagagcaaaaagggaaatgcaaTTTATCTCTCAGGATTATGAATAGTCTCTTTTAtgtaattccttattttaaaaagaaaactattactAAAAGAAACCTAGTCTATGAAAATGCTTACCTTGCCCATCTTCTTTGAACACCAGCTCTCTTTTTTCAGATTCATTCTCGTTCTTACCTCTGCGTCTGTTTTTACCTCCTTTACCTAGtggatttaaagaaaaagacactaaTTATCTACAGAACAGTAGGAAAAGAAACGGAGGcttacaaaacatttaaaaaaaatcacttaaattaTGAGAAGTACaaaatactacatataaaataaataagctacaaggatatattgtacagctcAGGGAATATAACCAGTATTTTACagtaactttaaatgaagtataatctagaaaaatactgaatgactatgtcatacacctgaaactaatataatgttgcaaatcaactatacttcaaaataaacaacgaacctgaaaaaaaatcacttaaaaaatgCACCTAATTTGATCATGTATCTCCAATCATATTAAACACCTACATATTGTCACTTCCCTACACCTCTTGGAAATTCCTTCTGGGGTATCACTGACATAAAATACAAACGAACCAAAAGGAGTTACTATATAAAAGTATATAGACCACCTTCTGAGGACATCTACATCCAATGGCCACACTGCCCTGGATCATAAACATAATGACCACCCACTTGGCTGAGTACACTGCTCAGTGAACTCCTCCTACAGTGGCCCACACAGGTCAAGATGGGACAtatgataaattttataaaaacgCCTGCTCCCCCAAATGAAAGGTCTGAGTGCAAATAGAtggttggagggaaaaaaagcagttAGTGCTGTGGGACACACAGATTTTGTGGTGGTAGAGGGAGAGCAACAACGCTGGCGACCCCTAGAGTTTATATTTTGTCCCACAGCTGTAGGACACACAGAGCAAGTTAAAAAGCAAGGTACTAACTGCCTGAacttggaagcagccaagatgtcctcagtaggtgaatggagAGAGTAAAGAGATCAGTAGTTGCCAAGAGCTGGGGAGTGTGGAAGGAAGGACAGGTGACTAGGTGGAGCACACGGGATTCCGACAGCAGCAAAGCTGTTACCCTGTGTgttactgtaatggtggatacacatctctatacatttgtcaaaacccatacaACGTACAACataaagaattaattttaatataaactatggacatAAGTTATAATGCATCTATAGTGGTTcatgtaaaatgttaataatagagGAAATGGGGGGtattctgtactttctgctcatttTCCCATAAgcataaaactgctctaaaagtctattaaaaaaacagtaaaaagcaAGATACAATCCCTATTGTAACCCCTagaatcagcaaaatccagactaggtggggggcgggggacaCAGGGACAATTCTACAAGACAATCTGTTTTTTTTCAATAGATACattatgaaggggaaaaaaaaacccctataGATTAGACGAGACTTAAAAGACATATCAACCAATGGCAATGTGTAGACCATATCTGGATCCTGGTTTCGTGTGGATGGTGCAAGTTTAGCTGTGAACTGATGATGTCTGGGACCAGATGAGCACATGGACATCCATTATACCAGTCTGCTTCTGTATATATTCCAAATTCTTCataatgtaagtttaaaaataaacatagcaAGGTGAAGAAGAGTATAAAGCTACCATTGtgtaaaaaatggaaattcataTTCACATTTGCTTGTATATACGTAAAATATCTCTGGAAGAGCACGTGTGAAAAGTTAACAATGACTGCCTGTGAGAAGGAGAAATAGTTAGCTACAGGACACATTTAGGAAACAGATTTCAAGCTATAGTTTTTGAAACTTGAATTgtgcattttccttttcaaaaatctTAAATACTTCAACAAAAGCAGCGGTGACCTGATTCTCTGGGTGGGAAAACAGATAAGGTGGTCACTGTCCTAATTACACATAGAATGAATCCCACCCAGCCTAACCATGAAGAGGAGGGACAAATAAGGAATATTTCGGAGATGGAAACAAGAGAACCATGACCTGatgtggagagagggaggaataaaGGATACACGGAACTTTCACAAAACCTCTCAGGACCTCAGTTCTagcctctgtaaaatgagggagtaAGAAAAGACTATCCAAGTAGCTTCATATTCTTTCTACATGTAGGACTCCAGAATTCTTCCATCTGCTGGTGTCTTTAAAAGTCTGTGCCGACCTCATTTtccatacttaaaaaaattttctctcaccTCTCTCTACTATGTTAATaatcttgtatctcagtctgcaGTATCAACTAAGCATGGCTCTCTTTTTTCTAATATGAGGCTCCGTACATTTCTAGTGAATGGGCTACTCTCAGGCAAATTTTTCCTCAAAACTCAGATTACTTTCTTTTACAAAGCTGGTCCTTAATCAACATCCTTGTTTCTGTTAGTGGTAACATAACTTCCTTAAAGAATATAAATCTCTCAACCTATAAACACAACATCAATCTACCCCTCAATTCTTCTCTTCAACCACCTTACGTTTCAATCCAAGTACAGTTCTCACTGTCCCATAACTCGCCCTTAACAAGCTTATGCCTAAGAGATAGGCactattttgtctttatttcacaAGAGATAATGGTCTTTGAAAGGTTGAAAGACTTATTTGCGGCTATACCATGTGAAGTGAAACCTGGGATTTGAACTGGGCAGTAAGACCCCAGTGACTATGTGTGCTCTTCCCCACCATACAATAATGCCACAATTACCCTATGAGGTCATTTATCCCCAGTTTACCAGTGAGTTCACTAAAGCTCATAGAAGTAACTCACTTACCATTAGACAGTGAGTGGGGTGACCAGATCCAACCTAATCTTCTTTTGTTCCTGGCCCCCTACATTTGGGTACCTCTCCACAGCATTCTGAACCTAAACCACATTAgcagccttttccagaaggtGGGAGAAAGGCTTTAAGTGGTAGCGATACTAAGAGACTCATGGGAAGAGCCTGGAagcagcaaaaaaattttttttaaaggttcacATCCGCAACAGAATTTGCAAAGAAAGACCCTTAATTTCATGAGTCCTGTGCTCTGTCGCGAGGGCAGTCTCACAATGGTATTCTGGGCCTCTACAATGTCCCGACCTGCCCAGAGCCCTTAGAGTTCAGGGTCTGCGGCATTCTTAGAGCACTCCAAAATGAACTTCCTAGGAAGAGAAAAGTGTCTTCTACTTCAAGCCACCAACCATGCCAGATCTTCAAAGCAGAGTGAAAGCCTCATTAGGGCAAggatcacattttgtttcccgaGTTACATACTTAGTTGGGCAATTCTTTGAATGAATCAGTCAAGAGCCGTCCATATATTCCTAAAGGAGTGGCAATTTTATAATTAAAGGGAGTAACTTCTTTAAAGCATGGGAGTACCTTAccttaattgcttttttttttaacagttcgactgcacatacctAATCGCTCTTCATAGTGGGCCCAAGGATACCTTTTTTCCTGAGGTTAACTAATTGATAGAATTTAGAGAATTCTAGAGGAAACAGGCTGATAAGAATCAGTCCAAAGCAAAAGTCATTCAACATACAGTTCATGGCACCTTATATCCTTACGTGTGTAAACATCATGAAGATTATATTCACAGGGCTTCTGGCTTTTCcaatgaagaaaatcagaaaaataaacaagaatttaTTTCACATTAGTAAACCTCATCTCATAAAATTCAGGAGTCTTGAAAATTACTGTTCCTCTAAGTAAGATAACAACTAAAGATAAGAGATTGGGAATGATAAACACCAAATTCAGAATGGTGGTTATCTgctagaaaagatgaaaagagggGAAGGGGCTTGGGAGGGGGAACACAAAAGGCTTTAACTGATTCTGTTGTAATTCCCAAGTTCAGAGTAATGGATTGATTCCCAGGTGTTCACtgtattattcctattttttcGTATGCCTCAaatcttatttataaaagaaTGATGTGTTGCTTGTCAGTTTACTAGAATTAACCATACTCTGATCATCCCCTTCCCTATTTTACTGCCACGTaatgaaataaactttaaaggAGGCCAGTGAAATAGATGTAATTTAATGTAGAAGTTCAGTCAGTTCCCTTGGACCCAAAGGAGAACCTATTATTCACCTAAGGGTGGAGTCAAGAGAGGGAAGGTGACTtaatccaacaaatatttttgagcatcTACTAAGTGTCAAGTGCTAGCAATCCATTGTGATTAAGACAGATACTATTACTGCCCTTTAGAGCTTACAGTCTAGGGAGGATGGAAATCTCATTGCTAGAAATAAGGGTTAAAGTAAGATATCTATTGAACCGACCCAGTTACCATCTCAGAAGGAATAAAAAATTATGCAGGTTACAAGAAAACTGTAACTTTCAAACCCCTATTTTATCACCCCATCTTTCCCAGAATAATTAGCAGTAAAATCCTTGCTACAAAAGGAACCTGCAAGTAAGATTTCTGAGGGCAGTAAAATGGAGGACTCCAAGGGAACGGCACAGAACTGCAAGCAAATATCCCAAGGGTAAAAAGAGTAGTGACACCTGCTAAGAGGAAATGAAGTAGAATCCCTGCAGCCAGCTGTTaagtagaaaaaagaacagagtagGCCTGGGTCAGGGCAGGGGTCTCAAGGATGAATAATCAAAGGAAACTTGTGGGTTGCGAAATATGCGCTTCTCCTATAGGAAATACAATGTTTTCCCTGTTTCTACTTTCACAATTTCCTTTGGGAAACTGTAAGAATACTTAAAAAGACGGAAATATCCTTAAGTCTTAAAAAGGGAAAATCTCTTTAGGACTGTTCTGCTTTTACTTAGATTAGGCCTTCCATTTTGAAAATTCCAAATAAACATATCCCCATATCTAATAATTTGTGAATGCCTTAGCCTCAGCATGGAGGGAACTTAAAGGTCTTTACTCCCGTCGCAATACGTAAGCGATCTGGAGCAGAAGTAGAAAACTTGGCTAAATATGTGGTAAGTTTTCTGGAGCGAGGGAAAAAAGTTAAACCCCGTAAAGGGATGGGGAAGGGTAAATCTCTAGAGATTAACCTTAACGCATCAAGGTTTCGTCCACTACTtacaagagagagggagaagtcTCAACAATACCCAACAACTGTCCATAAAGAAACCCATGCAGGAGTACCTGATGGCCACTTAAAGCAGGCAGCACCCTTTGAAAATTAAGAACTGCCGGGAAGGCCAAAGGCGCCCATTTGCGAAGCCCAGGCCGCCCCGGGGAGGTCTCCCCATAGGCAGCTACGGTGCCGTGGTCAGTCTGGCGCGAATCTGGAGCGAAAGCACACGTTCTCCCGCAGGAGGCCCTACAAAAATGGCGTCGGCTCCACCCCAACGTGACCAAACTGAAAGAGAGGAGTAACTTCCCAGCTCCTCTCCCGAGCCCAGAATCGCGGCCGGATCGCCCAGCTGCATGCAGGCAGGGCGGAGAGGAAGGTCACTGCGGCCTGGGCGATCCGGAGGCCGCGGGCAGAGTTGGGGAGGCCCGGTTCAGGGGACTCGTGGTCCCAGGATCCAGGCGGCATTACCTTTATTCTTGGGCATGGTGGTAACGGCGGCCTCGCGGCGTCTCCGACTCCTATTCGggtggcggcagcggcggcgaCTCCTCCGAGGGACTGCGCGTGAGACAGCGCAGCACCAAGCAGGGGCTGGAGACCGGGTCGCGTGCGCGGGAGAGTCTAGAGACCGAGTTCTTCCGAGATCCGCCTGCGCCCACGCTCGGCCGCAGCAAATGGCGTCGCGGCTGCTTGCGTAGCCTTTCCCCGCCTCCCAACGCCGGCTGGGCCCGCCCTCCGACCCCCGGCCCTATGACGCAGGCGTGCCCGACTGACGCCTATTGTTAGAGCGGAGGGAGACGCGCTTCCGCAGTTTTCACGGCAGTTCGCAGAGCCACGCGGGGGGCGGAGCCGTGAGCAGAGAGAGGGCGGGAtcggggagggagtgggcgggatcggggagggagtgggcgggcCCAGGCGTCACAATAAAGGCGGGTTCAGGTAGCGCCCGCTGCTGGCTGACAGCTGACTACTGCTGATCTGTGGCCAAGCGCCGTCTCCACGCTGTCTCATTAATCTCACAGCTCAGTTTTAACTTGGCCCTTTGACCCGCCCAGCCAGGTTGAGAGTCTCAGGGGAAGGGCAAGGTTTTCCTGTCATCCCCATTACCAAAGCGTAATATTTGCATGAGACCTGTTATTACTTTATGAACATCTGCCTTCCCTACCTTGCTGAAAATCTTATGAGGCAGAGACCACATCTGTTGCTTAATGTTACTAGCATTTAGCAGAATgtatggcacatagtaggtgttcaatacacacaggaagggagggaggggagaagacaAACTcagtgttatgggctgaactgtatcctcccaaaattcatatattgagtTCATAACccccaatacctcagaatgtgactgtatttggagacagggtctttaaagaggtaattaaattgAAATGAGATCACTAAGGAGGGCCCTCGTCCAATAtaactggtgtctttataagcaGGGTTTAGGACACAGGCCAGAGGGGAGCACCACGTGAATAAGAAGGTGGCTAGCTACAAGCCCAGGAGAGAGACCTCAAAGAAACCAacactgctgacaccttgatctcaacttgtagcctccagaattatgagaaaatagCTATTTGTTGTttagccacccagtctgtggtttttTGTTGTAatagccctagcaaactaatacagctGACTCTGCAGGATGAATAGCTTCACTATTAAGTaagcttattttaaataaatcaccTTTCTGCAAACATTAGCgttttaacattttctctctAGGGAAATGGACATACCTAAGTGATAGAAAGATAAAGTACAATTGTTGAACACAGTGGTTCTCTACCAGGGACATTTGATAGTGTCTGAAGatatttctggttgtcacaactggggaagGATAGCTgcgctactggcatctagtggacggaggccaggaatgctgctaaacattttACAGTGCACAATACAGGCCCTCCACCCCTAAACAAAGCATTATCCAGCCTAAAACATTAATAGAGGTGAGGATGAGAAACCAACGAATGGCAGGTGCACTTTTTAGAGGGAAACTGAAAGATCTGggtttctctttccatttgcaaTATTTTGCAATTTACACAATTGAGGATGAAATGATgtctataaaatttatttaaattttgcttcAGGGCCACATGATTATGAACTTGGGCTTTGGAATTAGAGAGACCTGGATTCAGATTCAGATCTGCTGCAATTTATTACTCTAtaatcttggacaagttatttaacctatTTCTAAGGGTgcgttttctcatctttaaattgGGTGTGAGAATAGTACTTACCATATTGGATTGTTGTG
This Camelus bactrianus isolate YW-2024 breed Bactrian camel chromosome X, ASM4877302v1, whole genome shotgun sequence DNA region includes the following protein-coding sequences:
- the EIF1AX gene encoding eukaryotic translation initiation factor 1A, X-chromosomal, which encodes MPKNKGKGGKNRRRGKNENESEKRELVFKEDGQEYAQVIKMLGNGRLEAMCFDGVKRLCHIRGKLRKKVWINTSDIILVGLRDYQDNKADVILKYNADEARSLKAYGELPEHAKINETDTFGPGDDDEIQFDDIGDDDEDIDDI